In Rubrobacter naiadicus, one DNA window encodes the following:
- a CDS encoding FecCD family ABC transporter permease, with the protein MGASAAALVLVAVLSLGVGPAWLSPGEVVRTLLGGGDEVSRAIVLQIRLPRIALGMLVGGALGVSGAAMQGLFRNPMADPYVVGVSPGAALGAVLAIASGASFGAAGLSAVPPAAFCGGLAAAFAVVGLSRRGGRFPIADLLLVGLAVGAFAAAVYSFVILTFADQRISSVLFWLLGSLAPADWRRVVDALPYLVVSSVGLLALSRRLDILSLGEEQATYLGVGVERVKLLAIGFAALGASAAVAVSGVIGFIGLIVPHVGRILAGPRHALLLPVSGLWGAAFLVAADDAARTAIPAIEIPVGIITALCGAPFFVYLLSRSRRRGRLW; encoded by the coding sequence GTGGGGGCCTCCGCCGCCGCGCTGGTGTTGGTGGCGGTGCTCTCGCTCGGCGTGGGACCGGCCTGGCTCTCCCCCGGCGAGGTAGTACGGACGCTCCTCGGGGGCGGGGACGAAGTCTCGCGGGCGATAGTCCTGCAGATCCGTCTGCCCCGCATAGCCCTCGGGATGCTCGTCGGGGGGGCGCTCGGGGTGAGCGGGGCCGCGATGCAGGGGCTCTTCCGCAACCCCATGGCCGACCCGTACGTGGTGGGGGTCTCGCCGGGGGCCGCGCTCGGGGCGGTGCTCGCGATAGCCTCCGGGGCCTCCTTCGGGGCGGCCGGGCTCTCCGCGGTCCCGCCCGCCGCCTTCTGCGGGGGGCTCGCGGCGGCGTTCGCCGTGGTCGGGCTCTCGCGGCGCGGCGGGCGGTTTCCCATCGCCGATCTGCTGCTCGTCGGGCTCGCGGTCGGGGCCTTCGCCGCCGCGGTCTACTCGTTCGTCATCCTGACCTTCGCCGACCAGAGGATCTCCTCGGTGCTGTTCTGGCTGCTGGGGTCTCTGGCGCCTGCCGACTGGCGGAGGGTGGTGGACGCGCTGCCGTACCTCGTCGTCTCTTCGGTTGGGCTCCTGGCCCTCTCGCGCAGGCTCGACATCCTCTCGCTCGGGGAGGAGCAGGCCACCTACCTCGGGGTCGGGGTCGAGCGGGTGAAGCTGCTCGCGATAGGGTTCGCCGCGCTCGGCGCCTCGGCGGCGGTCGCGGTCAGCGGCGTGATCGGCTTCATCGGGCTCATCGTGCCGCACGTCGGCAGGATACTGGCCGGCCCGCGTCACGCCCTGCTGTTGCCGGTCTCGGGGCTGTGGGGGGCGGCTTTCCTCGTCGCCGCCGACGACGCGGCGCGCACCGCGATCCCCGCGATCGAGATCCCGGTCGGGATCATAACCGCCCTGTGCGGGGCGCCTTTCTTCGTGTATCTGCTCTCCAGGAGCCGCAGACGTGGCCGGCTCTGGTGA